AACTAGTCTGTGTAGGGGGTCCATAACTATGTAAGGGTTGTTCATGGTAGGTAGACAATCTTCTTCCTCTCTGTTTTACTCTTTTTGGTGATTCTGGCAAGTAAACTAGTTATAATCATTAGCACTACCCTTCATTGGATAATTGAAAGGTCGTACTAAAAGTCTTAAATCCATTGCATGCCTTTTCTTGGGTACGGAATGATTTCCATTCTGTTGGCATCGAATGTACATAATtacccaaataaaaaaataatcatcaaTAAGAAGAAAGTTTCTAGCATGTTACCAACTGATTTCCATTTATTTAAACAATCCATACACACTAACGCACGTTGATACATACACGTAGCCATATAATTAACTAGTACACTCGCACTCAAGACATTCCTATTACATACTAAGAATCAATGCATAAAGGCGCAATGCCACTATTTAGCTTTATGTCTAAAAGACTTGCTGGCATGTTCACAGCCGAGCCTGAGAAATAAAGGAACGTTCAATTGATTAGAAGGGGTTCAACTGATTTCCAAAAACTGAATCAAGTTTATAACACATTTTCTAAAAAGGTAGTACCAGAAAGCGAGCCTTGTAGAATTCAACAAGCTCTCTGGGATCAGTCTTTGTTTGCTTGTAAGCATCAATCTTGTTTATCTCCTGCAAAAGGTTTAACAAGACTAAGAACCATTCAAGAACCAAGAACCTCGATGCATTAGGAACTCACTAATCTTTCAAATCAATGCTGCAAAGAAGATAATGCAAAAATGTATGTCATGTGAGCCCTGTGGGTGCAGCAGGTAGTGGGTTGCTTCTGAGCTTCCGTAGACAGGTATGCTTCAGGCTCCATTAACTCAAAACGGTAATCTCCAACAAAAGGTATGAACTTGACTACATATCAATCATCATTCATCTTCTATTAGGTTCCAAACACTACAAAATCAGACGCGATACTACCAAAACaaggtttttttgtttttttttttttgggggggggggggggggggggggtgggtggCGTATTCAGTCAAAGGAGGTTTGGGAGTCTTCAATTGGCAGCTCATGTGCTCAACATTTCATTAATTGCTTCATTGTTTGTTGTTTAGGAGTTAGACTTGAAGTAGCATGTTTGTTTAAGTTGGAAGTTTTATCAATTCTTTTATCAAGAGGATTATCTCCACAAACTAATTACCTGAACTATTGTAGTAGGTAGATGTTGTTGACACCAATATTCAGCAAACAAACTCAATGGGAGAGACATATCTCAAGGAGTAAAGCTTAATTCGAAATGGAAATTTCCCGTGGATGGGGTTATATATCGTACCTCGATCCATTTTGCAAGCTTAGGCCTTCCTGCTGTGATGTCGTACTTGAAGACCTCTGATAAGAAGATTTGGAATCTTTCAACAAACGGAATGAAAGCTATGTCCACCTGAGGATCACACAGTCCAATCATAAAGATATATGGCAAACCCTCAAATCACAGACGTTACTGTTCTTATGGACATACTATTTGTTTCCACTATCCATATGTAAATCAGCATGATCAGTTTCTGTAGGCTGaatatactttaaaataaatcttGAATCTTGACAATTTTTTGGTGAGAACATACCTAAGCCAAAAGTATGCACTATAGCACcaaggaaataaaattaaacttacCAAACTGAATTGCCCAAGGAAAAATGGCCCATCATCAAATTTATGTAGAGCATTTTCCAAGTGATCAAAAGCTGGACCTGATGCAAGTTCAAGGTCTTAGTCAATCCGATCTTCTCCGGTTCTACACAAAATTATTCCATTAAGGGCAATAAGTTCTAAAGCTTACCAGCTTCTTTTACCGTGTCTCCTTTGAATGATGTAAACACTGTCTTGTTAAAGGTGTCAGTGTAAGCTATCAACTCTTCAGAAAACTCTCTTTTAGCAGGATCCTATAACATTTCCCAGAATTACTTCAGTCCAAAGGccaagagaaataaataaagagtcAGAGACAAACGTTTCTGATCGAGGGCACAAATGAATTACTCAAATCTTACATCAGGTAAAAGAGAAGGCCCCCCAAAGTTGCTGtctacatatttaattaaatcaagACTCTCTCCAATAACTTTGCCATTGTGTTCCAAGGCTGGCACCTGTAAATATGCATTACTCCATAGTCAATCACTTCAATCAAGCAGCTAAATCAAGAATATATTAGATGGAAAATGACATCtatacttacaattttatttacataatcATACGTACTGATATTTCAGTTATTAAAAATGGTGcgaattttaaaattcaaaacttgaaattcaaattaaaagaaaaaactataaaaatcgAGTTGCCACTCAGTACGTAATATTGTACGTAAAAGGTGTAGCACTACTCTACATTAGATATCCAAGACTAATCTACACAGGTATATTCTCTTCCATATTGGCACCTTGTTTTCAGGGTAGACTTTCTCCTTATACCAAGCAGGCCTGTTTCCAAGGTTAAGTGGAACTAATTTGATCTCGTCTTGTAATCCCTGCACCTCGAATCATTCAGCGATCAAAAACATAAACTCAAAGTAAAAACAAACCCCCGACAAACAACAAAACGAGTAAGAGGACAAAAGAAGCCAAAGGGGTAAATGGCCTTCTGTAAAATTTGAGTacagaaaacaaattaaaattaggaAATGAAGAACAAAGAGACCAAAGTGAGGAAAACAACCTTGAAATTCCTGGTGATCCATACACGCTGTGCAAATGGGCATGTGTAAGAGATGTACAACCTTCGAAAATAACAAAGAAATCCAAGTTCATTTTAGCACACGGTGCAAAAAccataaaatccaaaacaaaataataataataataagaacaaCAACAACTAGGAGAGCAGAGTGAACCTCGTAGTTCCATCGAAGAGAGGAGGAGGTTCGGAAGTGGCATCCAAGGGTGTCGGAAGATTCACTTTCACGCCTCTGTACAACCCaggataataaaaataaatacataaataattgAACCCTCGTACAAATTTTGACAAGAATGCACAAATTCAGAGAAACCCAAAGAAAAAGGCATCTGAGAACATTGAAAATCCATGGGAAATCTGGAATTTCGAAAAAACTTACACTGCAGCCATATTGATGAAGGTGGATTTTAGAGATGCTTTTTACTTTCGAATCTGTAGGCAATGGCGTCTATGTCCATGGGGTGAAAGCTTTACATAGCAATTACGGAGCCGGCTTAAATCGCGAGCAGTGACGCAATGCCACAGTTACAGAGAGAGTTGACAAGTATAGATACGCTAtgtctttattatttattagaaaataaGCAATGATAGATGCGGTACGTACAGGTGCAAATCTGTTATCCATTACATAATAGCTATACTCACCGAATAATGGGTTTCGAatgaatccatttttttttaatttagtaattaaagaagtattattttattaatgttatgatttttttaaataaaatatttaaaaaaataaaataataaattaaaaagaaaacaaattagtaCTCGAAAATGTAGCACGACtctatatgaaatttatttgaCGAATAATGGATACAATAGTACTATGTACAACAAAATATTTGTAACCATCGCACGCTCATGTTGAGGTGGCCTTCTCAgatatttagtatattatataaaaaaaaaagacaaaagaatggggaaaattgaaattgttataaaatcatgaaaatagagaaagaaattcaaCGATAGAGAGAGAACTCAGAGAGgttaagagagaatgagaggagattctcttattgatctgtatatcaaatttctgaatttcttaaaaaattcaacgatatatataggcgtacaaaggggactatgctagcttactatgctagcactatgcaatatgcatttgacgactagataaatgtggtcatacaattcaagatagtttataacacttcccctttggatgaccatatttaaagaatatgcctcgttaaaaccttgccaaggaaaaaccctgtgggaaaaaaccaatggcgaaggaaaaagaatacagtattcatatgtattgccgagtgctttaggattgcctcattaaaaccttgcaaaggaaaacccagtgggataaaaccttagcgaaggaaaaagagtacaatcaacacaagtcttcaagacattacttcccctgaaaagtgcatgataacaggtcttcaaacctccgcattccaatgttctgcataatcttcttaaatgttgcagttggtaatgctttaatgaataaatctgccagatttttacttgaccgtaccttcttgatatcaatttcaactttcttctcatgaattgcaatgatcttcttgtgtgtatctgaaagataactcgcatttgtacatccaactaactgtggacttgatccatgttgataaaataatcacaactggatctttctgctgatcactactcttctgaagttgtactcttctggagttcttgtaaataacacagttagtggagaattcatcaacattaaactgctaacctcatttttaataaaaatggtggctagccttttaagatcagacaagcaccgcaaaTTTTCAACTCCTATGTAGGTGTCAGGTGTGCTGTCAGGTGCTGcggctgtcaggcgtgctgttaggtgctgcagctgtcaggcgtgctgtcaggcgcttCAGCTGTCAGgtgccgcagagctatgaagctatatttcgtctcttttctcttgcttcacgaaagatgttgtatcataattttctctataaaagagatattcagctcatcttcattcgcatctcatcttctttacttttctgtaatcatactgcatttttactctgcattcttatcctgcaatctctctctacatttttactctgcaatggctcagcaatcttctcatggccaatatatgaggtactctgcacctcgttcatcagtcgttcctgcttctaccacaggtgctatcatgcaatgtaatgatctgactcataggtcagataatgaagctatttatgagcttgtgagtctcggtacccgatactcatcatccattgtcgcattttctcagcgactgcaatccagaacttgtggagttgacaatctccacgagaatattgctatacttcagcgacttcttctggagtccaacatgaagatagaatcaataaagaaagataataggaatttaaaatctttacttaaatcttcttttcgattgcccaccgctttagatagggatgccatgcagattcttgaagaacaagagcatttgaagaatgaggcaaagtgccttaaatttctgtaattcttgcttcaagataataaaataatatttcacaaatattcatatttgtgtttctatcttctggtagatgttctgtgtgcttcattttattttttctttaataatgcacacttcttatcaaacctataatatgaatctgaaatactaattgtatttaaaagatggtatttcatgactaataacatcatccatcttccccttgaagccgcaagggtttcagatttatatttcaaatatgtgcagtttcatgagctcttctggagcctcaatgacatttaaatcatatatataaactgcaataatagcttgtttgcgtttggattgctttaaatcatataaggatctctgaaacttgatagaatacatatttccagatgtattcatattagaagcttcagacatttttttttatccttcagagattttcatatatatatcatgatccaatgatccatataaatatgcagttaatcatgcatatccaaattctcggtaactttcaagctaataaaaatctcaatatgatttcaaccactttaaaatcatatcaatattgtttcttcgagaaactaacttgtgatttctatatcacattttcatattaaaaggtTCAGgcttttttatatcatgtatataaatatccactgatatttaacaaaaatcacttctttagatgtttggacttcaagtccatatttatcacattttactgagtgatatcaattctgcaggaattgagaaactgactcgtgatttatatatcacacttttatttcctttctataaatacccactgacattcaacaaacatcacctctttaggtgtttggactataagtctcgatgcatcatattttactagtgaatcaattctgcaggaattgtttctttcaaatttggccaatattttacgtcgtattcttcgacgattcttgattcactttcatcattacttctggtaatgtcaattgccatctcatatggaaatacattgtcgacaacaattttatttctatctataatttctccattattcatgaaatgtaacgagatctcgttattttcaggtacctgtctcTCTTTAagagaagacattttcatgaaaaacttaTTCAGGaagcactcttcaagagtttatataggagaattttatatagagaatttggatggactttattgcttgttttgtgggtatggcctcttcaggagcaccaaattatttgtgtctttctcttttgagatgttctatcttttgtattaatacgtctcacatgcctttagacatgtctttagactgctgaatttcttaattatcctacagggacttcaatcctcgctgggattttagcagctagaatatgagacatttttatcttattgcatccaaaatttaattatcatctgaacttttggttcacatatgataatcaagataacgtcgaattatttcatcttatttgcttctggcaaatttttctttccacttctggtgataagactttatagtaaaagaatcttctggttctttcatggacgtccatatgaaaatcattcgacttatcgtaattgattttggatgatcaagataaccataaaaagatacaaatattttgaatcatatcactttttgatgcatcataatatttgattcaataattgtataatatcatctcaaataGAAAGTTtatagcttttccaatacgagcttctggctcgaaaagatattcattatcacgttcaatctcttagtttctttgaatgatacgcatcattattttcacttcagggaatagaatgatataaattcattatcattcacttcaaggaatgatgtagatctagtaagacgtgactaatgattttcatcaaaagctcattatttttgctcagtcactgaaagacctgatgcaaatttagaatatattgtgaatgtttgcatttcatattgctacttcaggagcatactcgatattgctacttcaggagcacattcgagacgttcattcaaatatatatatatatatatattttcacaatttcaattatgcaacttcaagtgcataaatcataatgagcttttagtacaagtatcaatcatttaaattatgagatactcaaaagctgttattaatttagggcgatccttcagggatgcttcatttctattctcagataaatcatatcatcaataaataaaacttgtatctaaactatgtaaataaacatagagtttatcaagtaataataatgaatataatcataaatattcatctcaacaataatatattaaaacttactTAAGTTCAGAATCATCAGAACCATACACACGCAGCGTACTGAATGATTCCTCACAGCCCCTTTTCCTTGTTGATCAGTCTGTCTCCATGCTTTCTAtcttaatacaaaattttatttataaacaaataatcaaataagataaagaaagcATACAGTAGCAGGCTGCAGGAGTGTAGGCGGGCAGCAACCATCATAGGGCCAAAAAGTCTACCCACCAacctattatatttattttattttattataaagataGTTGGTTAGTTGCATGCTTTGAATTTGATCGCAGTTCTATTTTTGTCATGTGCTCAGCAaccaaaaaaatgagagagatgtTGGTTCACATGCTCAACTTGCATGCATGGacctacaaaataaaatataaaatgtgatagtaagataattgaaataaaatcttatcATAAAATGTGGACTTATCTCGTCGGGTAGGGTGTGCTATAGCACCAAGCACTagcaccaaagccacttccctGGACAAGGACAAAATGGTTGGTGAAGTGGGGTCATCTCCAGCAACCAGCATGCAACTCTTCTCCAAACCGATTACTTGTACTATTTTAAACGGAAATGAAATCAACCGGCGCACTTTTCTGAATTGTTCTTTCTCATCATCTACCGTGAAAAACTTACGATCAAGTGAGTAACGAAACGTTTTCCTCTCAGCACTCAACTGCTTCCTTACTCTGAACTTTGCTTTCTAAAAGAAGGTTTTAAATGGAAAGCAAGGGCGTCACTTTTGCAAGAGATGCAGTTGGAGCAGCTAGAGGCAGAGAGGAAAATCGAGGAGAAAAGCTTGGTTGGAACACGGCGAGGACAGCAGAAACACGTCCCTGACTAAACTGGCAGCGTTGGCGCTAAGCTGATCAGGCGAGATCACCATGGTGAGGACGGCATGGCTTCTGCGAGCTGGACGTCGAAGACCAGTAAGTCTCTACCGGTCAACCGGACCATAAATAAGCACCTAATCGAGTGGAGCTTCTGTGGCGGCAGGTTTTGGAGGTGCGCTACCAACTCAGGCGAGTGAACTGCTGCCTTCTCGTGATCTTAGTCTATGCCAGAGATGGATCACCGAAGCCATTCTAAATCATGCTTCCCGGATCTCCTGTGAATACAGCGTGAATATCGAAGAGAAAGTAGTCATCGGCGAGGACTACTCTCGAGCTCCTCTGTTTGTCCAAAAATGGAGTGAACCGACTGTTTGAAAACGAGGACTGTTTGAACGAGGTGGTGGGGTGTGCCATACTTCTCGGTCAAAGAATTTGGGAACTTGTCGGTGTGCCCATATGGATCGGCTACGCTTGCTCTCTTGTCTCAGCTGAGAATTCTTTTAAAGGACAACATGCGACTTATTGGAGATCTGAAGCCTCCTTGACTCGCCGGAGAGTCAGACATCGAGTCGTCTCTGAAACTCTCGTTCCTGCTCCCCTTCGGGGTGACAATCCAAGCACAAACCGGAGCTGGATTCTGCTTCTACCCCCTCCGATTTTATTAACTTTCTCAtcacatggaaaaaaaaacagCAGCGATGTAAAACCCCTTGAAGAAATCAGATCTCTTCGTCCGGTAAGTTGTCGAAGAGATCGGACCTACTGGAGAGTGTCGTCGCCGGAGTTCGTGGCCTTTTTCTGATCATGGTTGGTGACTTGGGGGTTGAGGCTTTTCACGATTTTGATTTAGAGatatcgtgctgataacgtgttataaaatcatgaaaatagagaaagaaattcaaCGATAGAGAGAGAACTCAGAGAGgttaagagagaatgagaggagattctcttattgatctgtatatcaaacttctgaatttcttaaaaaattcaacgatatatataggcgtacaaaggggactatgctagcttactatgctagcactatgcactatgtatttgacgactagataaatgtggtcatacaattcaagatagtttataacagaaATAGAATtaactttctttttcattttctgtcTCTAGTCTCTCAACATAGGTAAcccattttctaatttttccttcatttcccCCAAATCTCTTCATCTACCTTTTGGCCAATTTCCTCTACGCCAACGGTGTTCTCTACAATTGACATTCTCCTCTATGCGCGATGATCTCAAGTAGTGTTTATTGAGTTTCGAGATAACAAATTCGTGTATCCTGTGTTTCAGGATATCTAGATTTCTCTTTTTCTGTAGCCAACAACCCACATTATGCATTTGCTTTTGTTTATACTAGATAAAGTCATTAACAGATACAACTGGACCTTGGGCCCAACTTCATGAACTAATAGTTCTCAAGTAGTGTTTGTTTCCTGCAACATATCTCTATTAATTGGTCTTCGCCCGAaatgaatatatttaaaatttcgtTAAGTTTTAATGTTGATATATCAATCTCAAAAATAGTGTTGGAACCAGATTTAGTAAAGTCGTTATTTCAAGGCAAATGATGATTCttccactatttttttattgtttagaatttgattggtcaagaattcattatagtaaaatataagtatgaagaaatatttgtttaaatatttcaatcaacttttCCTAATCGTTATTTGatggttttatctaatttattgaataaaattattacatatttttcaagaaTGATACAAGAAACAGCTTAAACTCGCCCAACAAACTCTTAATTACTTCCATATGGGGGGAATATCTTATTTCAAGAGGCAGTTCCTTAAACAATGGACGAGTTTATTATGGCGATATAATGATTGActtttagtataaatattaataatcgAGTGGTAATTGGAAGTGAAAACTTTTagcagttgaaaaaaaaaaaactgaaatgcATGTTCTTAATTTATTAAAGTCGTTTTCTTTCTTGATGTTATATATCATTTGAGTAATTTCATTTAAGTgtgaggctttttttttttttggttctcctAAAAGTTCTGATTTGTTCTAAAATATTAGTAAATACCATGTAGATGgagaaaggaaaagggaaagagCATGCATCTCCTATAACGCCTCTTGCCACAAATCCATCAATTAATCCATCAACTCAAGTATGTGGAGTATTCTCACATCTTTCAGTTTTTTTGCTCATTATCATGACATGGTTGTTGACATCTTAGGTGATACCAAAACCATTTTATACATATTTGTCAACACCTCCTAACACAAATGCATCTATAAATCCAATAACCTACGTACTATGAATATTAATATGACACCATAGTTTTATTAATGTCTACATTTATTACTACATCTTTAgttaattttcattattgatCTATATGTTAGGTGATACCAATATCCTTTTATCCAGATTTCTTAAGCTATATGCATGGTGGCCATGCACTAATGCCACATGCTTTGTTACCACCTTTCTTACCTTGTCCTAATACCAACCCATCTTCATGGACTTGTTAGGTgataaattcattctttaagtAGGGTGTGTATTTTTGAAAATGCTTCTATCAATTTAAATATTGGTTTTTATTGTTGTAAACTGCAGGAAAATCTTATGTCGGAATTTCAGTCATTAGCTCCCCCCTCTTTAATTGGTATTCCATCTGTAAGCTCCAGCCATGTTGAAGAAATTCAAGAGCCCACACCTGACTCGAGAGAGGTTGAAATCTTGTCTAATTTCTCTGAATCCGAAGATAACAATGAGGTCGAGATTGAAAATACGGTGCATAATGAGAGGGCCGATATCATTGAGGAACCGAAGGTGGGGATGGTCTTCAAATCTCAAGACGAGTTAGTTTCTTATTATAAAAGCTATGGAAAACAATGCGATCTTAGGATAATGACACAAATGAGTCATGGGTTTGAGGATTGGAGCCTCAGATATATCATGCTTTGTTGTTCTTGTGGTGGGAAGGCACGAAATCAGACGACAAATGTTGCAAGGCCATGTCCGACGTCAAAGACTGACTGTAAGGCAAAGATAAATGCTACATTCACGGATGGAGTGTTAAAGTTGTTGAGTGTTCACAATTCCCACAATCACGGCCTAAGTCCACAAAAGTCGAGATTCTTTCGCCGCAATAGAGAAGCGAGGGAGTCTGTTAAGAGAGTGTTAGATACAAATGATCAGGCTGGCATTAGATTGAACAAGAGTTTTGCAGCACTTGTGCAAGAAGCGGGTGGGTTTGAGAACTTGCCATTCAGTGAAAAAGATTGTCGTAATTATATTGATAAGGCACGCCACCTTCGACTTGGGAAAGGTGGCGCTGAAGCCCTCCGTCAGTATTTTCCTAGGATGCAATACAAAAATGATGGATTCTTTTCAGACATCAACCACGATGATGATGGGAGGTTGAAGAATgttttctgggcagatgcacgGAGTAGGGCAGCCTacaaatattttggtgatgttgtgacattcgacaccacatacctgacaaataggtatgggatgtcgtttgcaccatttgttggtgtaaaccatcaTGGTCAGTCAATCCTTTTGGGGCCAGGATTGATTTCTAACGAGAATACGGAAACATTTGCATGTTTTAGACTTGGCTAAACTATATGGACGGGGAAGATCCAAAGGCCATTATCACAGATCAAGATAGAGCTATGAAGAATGCGATTGCTCTCGTCTTTCCTAATACACGACACAGATATTGTTTGTGGCATATACTAAAAAAAGTACCTAAGAAACTTGGTTCACATCATGCATAcaaaacttggttgaaaactaATTTGTTAAAGTGTGTGTATGACTCTCAA
This sequence is a window from Carya illinoinensis cultivar Pawnee chromosome 9, C.illinoinensisPawnee_v1, whole genome shotgun sequence. Protein-coding genes within it:
- the LOC122276067 gene encoding glutathione S-transferase L3-like, translating into MAAVGVKVNLPTPLDATSEPPPLFDGTTRLYISYTCPFAQRVWITRNFKGLQDEIKLVPLNLGNRPAWYKEKVYPENKVPALEHNGKVIGESLDLIKYVDSNFGGPSLLPDDPAKREFSEELIAYTDTFNKTVFTSFKGDTVKEAGPAFDHLENALHKFDDGPFFLGQFSLVDIAFIPFVERFQIFLSEVFKYDITAGRPKLAKWIEEINKIDAYKQTKTDPRELVEFYKARFLARL